In one Candidatus Desulfatibia profunda genomic region, the following are encoded:
- the cobT gene encoding nicotinate-nucleotide--dimethylbenzimidazole phosphoribosyltransferase yields the protein MSLPEIIKKIKPLDNEWIAKARERTLQLVMPTRALGRLHEISERLCGLLKTLKPRIDRKAVLVMAGDHGVVAEGVSAYPQEVTGEMVRTFLRGGAGINAISRHVGAEVWVVDMGMIADLKEESEDADSRFLNRKVAKGTANLARGPAMSREAAEKSIMTGVQLAADLFQNGIEILGTGDMGIGNTTPSAAIGSVITGTSLEDMVGRGTGIDDQGLQKKRETVRRGIEVNQPDRRDGLDVLSKIGGFEIGGIAGCVLAGAYFRRPVVIDGFISTAGALVAHALCPTATDYLFAGHCSEEPGHRIMLEYLKLEPILDLGMRLGEGTGGALAMSVIQGAVRVFTEVLTFAEAGVSDKE from the coding sequence ATGAGCCTGCCGGAAATTATTAAAAAAATAAAACCCTTGGATAATGAATGGATCGCCAAAGCCCGTGAACGAACGCTGCAACTGGTAATGCCGACCCGAGCCCTGGGTAGACTTCATGAAATTTCGGAACGGTTGTGCGGCCTTCTCAAAACCCTGAAACCCCGGATAGATCGCAAAGCCGTCCTGGTAATGGCCGGTGACCACGGCGTGGTGGCCGAGGGTGTCAGTGCCTATCCCCAGGAGGTCACCGGAGAAATGGTCCGGACGTTTTTAAGGGGCGGAGCCGGGATCAACGCCATTTCCAGGCATGTGGGCGCCGAAGTCTGGGTGGTGGATATGGGTATGATCGCAGATCTGAAAGAGGAATCTGAAGATGCAGACAGTCGGTTTTTGAACCGCAAGGTAGCCAAAGGTACGGCAAATCTGGCAAGGGGACCGGCCATGTCACGGGAAGCAGCCGAGAAATCGATCATGACCGGGGTTCAACTGGCTGCCGATCTTTTTCAAAATGGAATTGAAATCCTGGGAACCGGAGATATGGGCATTGGAAACACCACCCCTTCAGCGGCTATCGGAAGCGTGATCACCGGTACAAGCCTTGAGGATATGGTCGGCCGCGGTACCGGCATAGATGACCAAGGTCTCCAAAAAAAACGGGAGACTGTGCGTCGCGGAATTGAGGTCAATCAGCCTGATCGCAGGGACGGCCTTGATGTGCTTTCGAAAATCGGCGGTTTCGAAATCGGCGGCATTGCCGGTTGTGTGCTGGCCGGAGCCTACTTTCGCCGTCCCGTGGTCATCGACGGCTTTATTTCCACAGCCGGAGCTTTGGTGGCCCATGCTCTTTGCCCAACAGCGACCGATTATCTGTTTGCCGGACACTGCTCGGAAGAGCCTGGACACAGAATTATGCTGGAGTATCTCAAACTTGAGCCGATTCTTGATCTGGGGATGCGTCTGGGCGAAGGCACCGGCGGGGCTTTGGCCATGAGTGTCATACAAGGAGCGGTTCGTGTTTTTACAGAAGTTCTAACGTTTGCCGAAGCCGGTGTATCCGACAAAGAATAA